The Streptomyces luteogriseus genome includes a window with the following:
- a CDS encoding ABC transporter substrate-binding protein: MKISNHTGSRGGRRRTSAAVALGAVLALTATACGDDGSGAGGDKGADGSGKGKIVFWDNNGGVRTDIWKEIIADFEKANPDIKVEYVGIASTEYQSKVDTALQGGGLPDVGGVGAAMLAGFAAQGALEPLDERLGSSSLSGKLNKDMVESLKAAGGGDDKLYSIPTSANNGVLYYRTDLFKKAGLEEPTTWERFYKAADKLTNSGKNEFGYTIRGGAGSIAQALDAMYGQSGITSFWDSSGEKTTVNDPKNVTALEKYAALYKKVTPAADLNNDFTKMVAQWDSGTIGMLNHNLGSYQDHVKALGVEKFRGVPQPIGAGGKRVQVSNPVDGLGLFKSGKNKDAAWKFIEFATSKAENSKFNEAAGQVPSNTDAAKDAWISKAEPTKLAADALSDGSTTIVQLPYYLPDWNTISKADNEPNFQKVLLGKMSAKEFLDTMAEQLNAAQEEWNQQKG, encoded by the coding sequence ATGAAGATCAGCAATCACACCGGCAGCAGGGGCGGGCGCCGCCGCACCTCGGCCGCCGTCGCCCTGGGGGCCGTACTCGCGCTGACCGCGACCGCCTGCGGCGACGACGGCAGCGGGGCGGGCGGCGACAAGGGCGCCGACGGAAGCGGCAAGGGCAAGATCGTCTTCTGGGACAACAACGGCGGTGTCCGCACCGACATCTGGAAGGAGATCATCGCCGACTTCGAGAAGGCCAACCCCGACATCAAGGTCGAGTACGTCGGGATCGCCTCGACCGAGTACCAGTCCAAGGTCGACACCGCCCTCCAGGGCGGCGGCCTGCCGGACGTCGGCGGTGTGGGCGCGGCGATGCTCGCCGGGTTCGCCGCGCAGGGCGCGCTGGAACCGCTCGACGAGCGGCTCGGCTCGTCGTCGCTGAGCGGCAAGCTCAACAAGGACATGGTCGAGTCGCTGAAGGCCGCCGGAGGCGGGGACGACAAGCTGTACTCGATCCCGACCTCCGCGAACAACGGTGTGCTGTACTACCGCACCGATCTGTTCAAGAAGGCGGGCCTCGAGGAGCCCACGACGTGGGAGCGGTTCTACAAGGCCGCCGACAAGCTGACGAACTCCGGCAAGAACGAGTTCGGCTACACCATTCGCGGTGGTGCGGGTTCCATCGCCCAGGCGCTGGACGCCATGTACGGGCAGTCCGGCATCACGTCGTTCTGGGACTCCAGTGGTGAGAAGACCACGGTCAACGACCCCAAGAACGTGACGGCGCTGGAGAAGTACGCGGCGCTGTACAAGAAGGTCACTCCGGCCGCGGACCTCAACAACGACTTCACCAAGATGGTCGCGCAGTGGGACTCCGGCACGATCGGGATGCTGAACCACAACCTGGGCTCGTACCAGGACCATGTGAAGGCGCTCGGAGTCGAGAAGTTCCGGGGCGTTCCGCAGCCGATCGGTGCCGGCGGCAAGCGGGTGCAGGTGTCCAACCCGGTGGACGGGCTGGGGCTGTTCAAGAGCGGCAAGAACAAGGACGCGGCCTGGAAGTTCATCGAGTTCGCCACGTCCAAGGCGGAGAACTCGAAGTTCAACGAGGCGGCGGGGCAGGTGCCGTCGAACACGGACGCGGCGAAGGACGCGTGGATTTCGAAGGCCGAGCCCACGAAGCTGGCCGCTGACGCGTTGTCGGACGGGTCGACGACGATCGTGCAGCTGCCGTACTACCTGCCGGACTGGAACACCATCTCCAAGGCCGACAACGAGCCGAACTTCCAGAAGGTGCTGCTCGGGAAGATGAGTGCGAAGGAATTCCTGGACACGATGGCCGAGCAGCTGAATGCCGCTCAGGAGGAATGGAACCAGCAGAAGGGTTGA
- a CDS encoding rhamnogalacturonan acetylesterase encodes MSLSRRQVAVAAVSVPLALAATGTAHAGARRTPTLYIAGDSTAAQKYKDAAPETGWGMAIPFFLQSSGLAVSNHAVNGRSSKSFVDEGRLKVILAAVRAGDLLLVQFAHNDEKAEDPTRYTEPWSTYQQYLRMYLDGARARGARPVLATSVERRRFDAAGKALPTHGEYPAAMRALAAEERVPLLDVQALSLALWQRLGVEETKKYFNWTATEQDNTHFNPPGAIEVARLVARELLRTRVLGPRDVRRLDEPIPESWITWP; translated from the coding sequence GTGTCTCTCAGTCGTAGGCAAGTCGCTGTCGCAGCCGTTTCTGTGCCCCTGGCGCTTGCCGCCACCGGTACCGCTCACGCCGGTGCCCGTCGTACTCCCACCCTCTACATCGCCGGTGATTCCACCGCCGCGCAGAAGTACAAGGACGCCGCGCCCGAGACCGGGTGGGGAATGGCGATTCCCTTCTTTCTGCAGAGTTCCGGGCTCGCCGTCTCGAATCATGCCGTGAACGGGCGGAGTTCCAAGAGCTTCGTCGACGAGGGACGGTTGAAGGTGATTCTGGCCGCCGTCCGGGCCGGGGATCTCCTCCTCGTCCAGTTCGCCCACAACGACGAGAAGGCGGAGGATCCCACCCGGTACACCGAGCCCTGGTCGACGTATCAGCAGTATCTGCGGATGTACCTGGACGGGGCCCGGGCACGTGGGGCGCGGCCGGTGCTGGCGACCTCCGTGGAGCGGCGGCGGTTCGACGCCGCCGGGAAGGCCCTGCCGACGCACGGGGAGTACCCAGCGGCCATGCGGGCGCTGGCCGCAGAGGAGCGTGTCCCGCTGCTCGACGTCCAGGCGCTGTCGCTCGCCCTGTGGCAGCGGCTCGGGGTCGAGGAGACCAAGAAGTACTTCAACTGGACCGCCACCGAGCAGGACAACACGCACTTCAACCCGCCGGGGGCCATCGAGGTGGCCCGGCTCGTGGCGCGGGAGCTGCTGCGGACCCGGGTGCTCGGGCCGCGTGACGTGCGGCGGCTGGACGAGCCGATTCCCGAGTCCTGGATCACCTGGCCGTAG
- a CDS encoding pectate lyase family protein, translated as MNVQKCHDHAMTRAAVLIGCTALVLSLSGTGAQAQPRDVARQTLAANDGWASYGTGTTGGSQADAAHVYTVTTWEQFRTALKDGGSAPKIIKVKGVIDAVSEGCDAFAAAGYDFQKYLAAYDPAVWGHDKPVSGEQEDLRAASAAAQDKTIKAVVPANTTIVGVGKGAGIRGGSLQIRGVDNVIVRNLAFEAPIDCFPQWDPTDDNKTGAWNSEYDGVVVYGSTHVWIDHNTLTDGRYPDSSLPTYFGKVYQQHDGLVDIVRGANHVTVSWNSFEDHDKTMLIGNSDGAGADDTGKLKVTLHHNRFEGIVERAPRVRFGQVDAYNNHFVVTEDQPYAYTFGIGASSQLHATDNAFSLPAGVGAGKTLKKWNEAPLTAENNYVNGKRTDLIAVHNAEIPGEILKSGAGWKPALRTKVDSPKAVPQIVDRQAGAGRIC; from the coding sequence ATGAACGTTCAGAAGTGTCATGATCATGCCATGACGAGAGCGGCCGTGCTCATCGGCTGCACCGCGCTCGTCCTGTCCCTGAGCGGCACCGGCGCCCAGGCCCAGCCCCGGGACGTCGCCCGCCAGACCCTCGCCGCCAACGACGGCTGGGCCTCCTACGGCACCGGGACCACGGGCGGCTCCCAGGCGGACGCCGCGCACGTGTACACCGTCACCACCTGGGAGCAGTTCCGCACCGCCCTGAAGGACGGCGGGTCCGCACCGAAGATCATCAAGGTCAAGGGCGTGATCGACGCCGTCTCCGAGGGCTGCGACGCGTTCGCGGCCGCCGGATACGACTTCCAGAAGTACCTCGCCGCCTATGACCCCGCCGTGTGGGGCCACGACAAGCCGGTCAGCGGCGAGCAGGAGGACCTGAGGGCCGCGTCGGCCGCCGCGCAGGACAAGACGATCAAGGCGGTCGTGCCCGCCAACACCACCATCGTCGGTGTGGGGAAGGGCGCCGGGATCCGCGGCGGCAGCCTGCAGATCAGGGGCGTGGACAACGTCATCGTCCGCAACCTCGCCTTCGAGGCCCCGATCGACTGCTTCCCGCAGTGGGACCCGACCGACGACAACAAGACCGGCGCCTGGAACTCCGAGTACGACGGCGTGGTGGTGTACGGCTCCACCCATGTGTGGATCGACCACAACACCCTCACCGACGGCCGCTACCCCGACAGCAGCCTGCCGACCTACTTCGGCAAGGTCTACCAGCAGCACGACGGGCTGGTCGACATCGTGCGCGGCGCCAACCATGTGACGGTGTCCTGGAACTCCTTCGAGGACCACGACAAGACCATGCTGATCGGCAACAGCGACGGTGCCGGCGCCGACGACACGGGCAAACTCAAGGTCACCCTGCACCACAACCGCTTCGAGGGCATCGTCGAGCGGGCCCCGCGCGTGCGGTTCGGGCAGGTCGACGCGTACAACAACCACTTCGTGGTCACCGAGGACCAGCCGTACGCCTACACCTTCGGCATCGGCGCCTCCTCGCAGCTCCACGCCACGGACAACGCCTTCTCGCTGCCCGCCGGGGTCGGCGCCGGCAAGACCCTGAAGAAGTGGAACGAGGCGCCGCTCACCGCCGAGAACAATTACGTCAACGGCAAGCGGACCGATCTCATCGCCGTGCACAACGCGGAGATCCCCGGCGAGATCCTGAAGTCCGGCGCGGGCTGGAAGCCTGCTCTGCGCACGAAGGTGGACTCGCCGAAGGCCGTGCCGCAGATCGTCGACCGGCAGGCGGGCGCGGGCCGGATCTGCTGA
- a CDS encoding pectinesterase family protein, with protein MPLSRRGFLTVSAGAGAALGAAPGPARAAGRPRPFGRYGSPAARLTPGTLYVHPGGAGDVTSVRDAVAAASGTGRTLVIAPGTYRETVAVDRTRTAMTWIGASEDPRDVVVVYDNAAGTPKPGGGTHGTTGSATTTVQADGFSARWITFANDWLRADHPGISGTQAVALKVQGDRSAFHHCRFLGHQDTLYADSMALGTFARQYFTHCYAQGDVDFVFGRATAVFEHCHFRTLSRADLAGAPYGFVFAPSTAGANPLGYLVTRSRVSSEAPDGYYKLARPWVPSSDTTARPMLTVRDTRLGPGIDAVAPYANMSDAYPWQAQRFAEYRNTGPGAAVTVPANRPQLTPWQARSANRATWLGDWEPWKEVC; from the coding sequence ATGCCCCTGTCCAGAAGAGGATTCCTGACGGTGAGCGCCGGAGCGGGCGCCGCGCTCGGTGCGGCCCCGGGCCCCGCGCGGGCCGCCGGCCGCCCGCGCCCGTTCGGCCGCTACGGCTCACCGGCCGCACGCCTGACGCCCGGGACGCTGTACGTCCATCCGGGCGGCGCCGGTGACGTCACCTCCGTCCGGGACGCGGTGGCCGCGGCGAGCGGGACCGGGCGCACCCTCGTCATCGCCCCCGGCACCTACCGGGAGACGGTGGCCGTCGACCGCACCCGCACCGCAATGACCTGGATCGGGGCGAGCGAGGACCCCCGTGACGTCGTGGTCGTGTACGACAACGCGGCCGGGACGCCCAAGCCGGGCGGCGGCACCCATGGCACGACCGGATCCGCCACCACCACCGTCCAGGCCGACGGCTTCAGCGCCCGCTGGATCACCTTCGCCAACGACTGGCTGCGCGCCGACCACCCCGGGATCAGCGGCACCCAGGCCGTCGCCCTCAAGGTCCAGGGCGACCGGTCGGCCTTCCACCACTGCCGGTTCCTCGGCCACCAGGACACCCTGTACGCCGACTCCATGGCCCTCGGTACCTTCGCCCGCCAGTACTTCACCCACTGCTACGCCCAGGGCGACGTCGACTTCGTCTTCGGACGGGCCACCGCCGTCTTCGAGCACTGCCACTTCCGGACCCTGTCCCGGGCCGACCTGGCCGGCGCCCCCTACGGCTTCGTCTTCGCGCCGTCGACCGCCGGTGCCAATCCGCTCGGCTACCTGGTGACCCGCAGCCGCGTCAGCAGCGAGGCCCCCGACGGCTACTACAAGCTGGCCAGGCCCTGGGTACCCAGCTCCGACACCACCGCCCGCCCCATGCTCACCGTGCGGGACACCCGGCTCGGCCCGGGCATCGACGCGGTCGCCCCCTACGCGAACATGTCGGACGCGTACCCGTGGCAGGCCCAGCGCTTCGCCGAGTACCGCAACACCGGGCCGGGCGCGGCCGTCACGGTCCCCGCCAACCGGCCCCAGCTCACCCCGTGGCAGGCCCGGTCCGCGAACCGCGCCACCTGGCTCGGCGACTGGGAGCCGTGGAAGGAGGTCTGCTGA
- a CDS encoding pectinesterase family protein yields the protein MHRRTLLTGITAGLVAAGTAPVFAAAGRRVLHVRPGDSVQAAVDAVSGPGWTVVVHPGTYREVVSVPASRAGLTLRGASRDPRDTVIVHDNANGTPRPDGSGTHGTAGSATFTSAAPGLTVRDLTLANDWLRADHPEITGTQAVAAYTYGDRTRFENVRLLAHQDTLFVETGALDTFDRQYFHDCYIEGDVDFVFGRATAVFEHCHFRTLARDVDFTPKGMVFAPSTARANPHGILAVRCRISSGAEDAAYKLARPWVPSYETTAWPSLVVRETRIGPGIDAVTPYTNMRDAYPWQSMRFAEYRNTGPGAAVHVPENRPLLSRAQARSHTRETYLGDWRPYA from the coding sequence ATGCACCGGCGTACCCTCCTCACCGGAATCACCGCCGGGCTGGTCGCCGCGGGTACCGCACCCGTCTTCGCCGCGGCGGGCCGCCGCGTCCTGCACGTCCGCCCCGGCGACTCCGTCCAGGCCGCCGTCGACGCAGTGAGCGGCCCGGGCTGGACCGTCGTCGTGCACCCGGGGACGTACCGCGAGGTCGTCAGCGTCCCGGCGTCCAGGGCCGGACTGACCCTCAGGGGTGCGAGCAGGGACCCACGCGACACCGTCATCGTCCACGACAACGCCAACGGCACACCCAGGCCGGACGGTTCGGGCACCCACGGCACCGCCGGTTCCGCCACCTTCACCTCGGCGGCGCCCGGCCTGACCGTCCGCGATCTGACCCTGGCCAACGACTGGCTGCGCGCCGACCACCCCGAGATCACGGGGACACAGGCCGTGGCGGCGTACACGTACGGCGACCGGACCCGCTTCGAGAACGTCCGGCTCCTGGCCCACCAGGACACCCTCTTCGTCGAGACCGGCGCCCTGGACACCTTCGACCGGCAGTACTTCCACGACTGCTACATCGAGGGCGACGTGGACTTCGTCTTCGGACGGGCCACGGCGGTGTTCGAGCACTGCCACTTCCGCACGCTCGCGCGGGACGTGGACTTCACGCCCAAGGGCATGGTCTTCGCCCCCTCCACGGCCCGGGCCAATCCGCACGGCATCCTCGCCGTACGCTGCCGGATCAGCTCCGGCGCCGAGGACGCGGCGTACAAACTGGCCCGGCCCTGGGTGCCGTCGTACGAGACCACGGCATGGCCGTCGCTGGTCGTGCGGGAGACCCGGATCGGGCCCGGCATCGACGCGGTGACCCCGTACACGAACATGCGGGACGCCTACCCGTGGCAGAGCATGCGGTTCGCCGAGTACCGGAACACGGGGCCGGGGGCGGCGGTCCATGTGCCGGAGAACCGGCCCCTGCTGAGCCGCGCACAGGCCCGGTCGCACACCAGGGAGACCTACCTCGGCGACTGGCGGCCGTATGCGTAG
- a CDS encoding pectate lyase family protein has translation MRRAAAILLGLCLLWPAAPAGAADRAPTGWASTGPGATGGAGGRTWTVHTRAELKAALANDGEPTAPKVIRVAGDINGHESDDGSLLGEQDDAPGYDLAQYMSCFGEDGSTWSDTRFDHCKRQRQLRQTGSNKEKAQIQLTVPAHTTLEGAGRDARLLGVFLTVNTGSNIIVRNLHLEAPVDHFTSWSPDDGTHGSWNARFDAMTVITGRNIWIDHCTFTDGRFPDREAPLGFHGERVQRHDGLLDIEDGSDFVTVSDSRFEDHDKAILIGSGDGRGDRDRGHLKVTFVRNLFSDIVQRAPRVRFGQVHVVNNVHRGRAPLYALGVGVESAIFSERNVFRYPGAGPSLAVAAYGGAEFHDTGSWFNGRPARLNAVANALGLGSDVGWDPADVYDHRALNSPSAVERYVLRHAGAGRPHGRP, from the coding sequence ATGCGTAGGGCCGCCGCGATCCTCCTCGGACTGTGCCTGCTCTGGCCGGCCGCACCGGCCGGCGCCGCCGACCGGGCCCCCACCGGCTGGGCCTCGACCGGACCCGGTGCGACCGGCGGGGCGGGCGGCCGGACCTGGACGGTGCACACGCGCGCCGAGCTCAAGGCAGCCCTCGCGAACGACGGCGAGCCGACCGCGCCCAAGGTGATCCGGGTCGCGGGCGACATCAACGGCCACGAGAGCGACGACGGTTCCCTGCTCGGCGAGCAGGACGACGCGCCCGGATACGACCTCGCCCAGTACATGTCCTGCTTCGGCGAGGACGGTTCCACCTGGTCCGACACCCGCTTCGACCACTGCAAGCGGCAGCGGCAGCTGCGGCAGACCGGGTCGAACAAGGAGAAGGCGCAGATCCAGCTCACCGTGCCGGCCCACACCACGCTCGAAGGCGCCGGCCGCGACGCCCGGCTCCTCGGGGTGTTCCTGACCGTCAACACCGGCAGCAACATCATCGTGCGGAACCTGCACCTCGAAGCACCCGTCGACCACTTCACCAGTTGGTCCCCGGACGACGGCACCCACGGCAGCTGGAACGCCCGCTTCGACGCCATGACCGTGATCACCGGCAGGAACATCTGGATCGACCACTGCACTTTCACCGACGGTCGCTTCCCCGACCGCGAGGCACCCCTCGGCTTCCACGGCGAGCGGGTGCAGCGGCACGACGGGCTGCTGGACATCGAGGACGGCTCCGACTTCGTCACCGTCTCCGACAGCCGCTTCGAGGACCACGACAAGGCGATCCTCATCGGGTCGGGCGACGGACGCGGCGACCGCGACCGCGGGCACCTCAAGGTGACCTTCGTACGCAACCTGTTCAGCGACATCGTGCAGCGCGCACCCCGGGTCCGCTTCGGGCAGGTGCACGTCGTCAACAACGTCCACCGGGGTCGGGCGCCGCTCTACGCCCTGGGTGTCGGCGTCGAGTCGGCGATCTTCTCCGAGCGCAACGTCTTCCGGTATCCCGGCGCAGGGCCGTCGCTCGCCGTCGCCGCCTACGGGGGCGCGGAGTTCCACGACACCGGCTCCTGGTTCAACGGCCGGCCCGCCCGGCTGAACGCCGTGGCGAACGCACTCGGTCTCGGGAGCGACGTCGGCTGGGACCCCGCCGACGTCTACGACCACCGCGCCCTGAACTCCCCGTCGGCGGTCGAGCGGTACGTACTGCGGCACGCCGGAGCCGGGAGGCCCCATGGACGCCCATGA
- a CDS encoding dienelactone hydrolase family protein encodes MDAHEALGRRTFVAGAGTALLGGGAVSGAEAAVVDGPLPDFHPALKDALTFPLAWGRSPIRDVRAWRRAARATVEEHLLVERQDGTPYAPEFSGRSRTRDCTRELVTVSLTRYERVRGVLLTPHGRGPFPAVLLLHDHGARFDIGKEKLVRPWYDDTRLASARAWADRYFSGRFVGDELARRGYVVLCLDALGWGDRGPLAYEQQQALASNFYNLGSSLAGLMAREDQRAAAFLAGLDRVDARRVAAVGFSMGAYRAWQTAALSDHVAAAASICWMTGLKEMMVPGNNTLRGQSAYYMLHPGLARHLDIPDVASIAAPRPALFFNGGLDTLFPAEGVRVAYDKLRAVWRSRHAEDRIRIKTWPELGHVFTHEMQDEVFNWLDDVL; translated from the coding sequence ATGGACGCCCATGAAGCCCTGGGACGACGGACGTTCGTGGCCGGGGCGGGGACCGCGCTGCTGGGCGGGGGAGCGGTGAGCGGGGCGGAGGCGGCGGTCGTGGACGGCCCTTTGCCCGACTTCCACCCCGCGCTGAAGGACGCCCTGACCTTCCCGCTCGCCTGGGGCCGGTCCCCGATCCGCGACGTCCGCGCCTGGCGGCGTGCCGCCCGGGCCACCGTCGAGGAGCACCTCCTCGTCGAGCGGCAGGACGGGACACCCTACGCGCCCGAGTTCAGCGGCCGTTCCCGGACGCGGGACTGCACCCGCGAGCTGGTGACCGTCTCCCTCACCCGCTACGAACGGGTCCGCGGAGTCCTGCTCACCCCGCACGGCCGCGGGCCGTTCCCCGCGGTGCTGCTCCTGCACGACCATGGCGCCCGGTTCGACATCGGCAAGGAGAAACTCGTCCGGCCCTGGTACGACGACACCCGTCTCGCCTCCGCGCGGGCCTGGGCCGACAGGTACTTCAGCGGGCGGTTCGTCGGGGACGAACTGGCCCGGCGCGGCTATGTGGTGCTGTGCCTGGACGCCCTCGGCTGGGGCGACCGCGGGCCCCTCGCCTACGAGCAGCAGCAGGCCCTGGCCTCGAACTTCTACAACCTCGGCTCCTCGCTCGCCGGGCTCATGGCCAGGGAGGACCAGCGAGCAGCCGCGTTCCTGGCGGGGCTCGACCGGGTGGACGCCCGGCGGGTCGCGGCCGTCGGCTTCTCCATGGGCGCCTACCGGGCCTGGCAGACCGCCGCCCTCAGCGACCACGTCGCGGCCGCCGCGAGCATCTGCTGGATGACCGGGCTGAAGGAGATGATGGTGCCCGGCAACAACACGCTGCGCGGGCAGTCGGCTTACTACATGCTCCACCCGGGTCTCGCCCGGCACCTCGACATCCCCGACGTGGCGAGCATCGCCGCGCCCCGGCCGGCGCTGTTCTTCAACGGCGGGCTCGACACGCTGTTCCCGGCCGAGGGCGTACGGGTCGCGTACGACAAGCTGCGTGCCGTCTGGCGGTCACGCCACGCCGAGGACCGGATAAGGATTAAGACGTGGCCGGAGCTCGGCCACGTCTTCACCCACGAGATGCAGGACGAGGTCTTCAACTGGCTCGACGACGTCCTGTGA